Proteins from one Mucilaginibacter jinjuensis genomic window:
- a CDS encoding thioredoxin family protein, with the protein MRLLSIILFTLFAPSVTWLGDFNTAKTEAGKTHKLILINFSGSDWCGPCIRLRKEILESSNFEGYAADHLLLVRADFPRQKKNQPSKEQVKLNEALAEKYNAEGKFPYTLLVDENGKVLKAWDGFPDETPDQFVTDVKKYEAR; encoded by the coding sequence ATGAGGTTACTAAGCATTATACTATTTACTCTGTTCGCTCCATCTGTTACCTGGCTGGGCGATTTTAACACTGCAAAAACTGAGGCAGGCAAAACACATAAATTAATACTCATCAATTTCTCAGGTTCCGACTGGTGTGGCCCATGCATCCGCTTAAGGAAAGAGATATTAGAATCGTCAAACTTCGAGGGATATGCGGCAGATCATTTGCTTCTGGTGCGCGCTGATTTCCCACGCCAAAAGAAAAATCAACCCAGTAAAGAACAAGTAAAACTTAACGAGGCACTGGCAGAAAAATATAATGCTGAAGGTAAATTTCCTTACACGTTACTGGTTGATGAAAATGGCAAGGTATTGAAAGCCTGGGACGGCTTTCCTGATGAAACACCAGATCAGTTTGTAACAGACGTTAAGAAATATGAAGCCCGCTGA
- a CDS encoding LysR family transcriptional regulator: MYTNDIKIFEAVAAHGNFTRAAEATFTVQSNVTARIKSLEEEFGAELFDRSARKVELTAAGKILIQYLKQIGHLMDEAKKELTKSGQISGSLKIGCVETTMALKAPGIISQFAEQYPEVDLEFKSAMRTELINDVLNYKLDAAFVSAPISNPELSQIVVKNERIAILTPAKHKKLEDTLRAVPLKIVVFELGCIFRSRLESFLSSKGIVEYKRITVNSLEGIINFVEAGLGISMLPEELVQEYYSTRKLNLFPLSKDLGTMTTLLVTRSGVPLSRAFNAFIDLYKASSESSGALV; the protein is encoded by the coding sequence ATGTATACCAACGATATTAAAATATTTGAAGCGGTTGCGGCCCACGGAAACTTTACGAGAGCCGCTGAAGCGACATTTACCGTTCAGTCCAATGTCACCGCAAGAATCAAGAGCCTGGAAGAAGAATTTGGTGCTGAACTTTTCGACCGGAGTGCGCGCAAGGTGGAGCTGACTGCGGCTGGAAAAATCCTAATCCAGTACTTAAAGCAGATCGGACACCTGATGGACGAAGCCAAAAAAGAGCTGACGAAAAGCGGGCAGATTTCAGGCAGTCTTAAAATCGGCTGTGTAGAAACGACAATGGCGCTTAAAGCCCCGGGGATTATCAGTCAGTTTGCTGAACAGTACCCGGAGGTCGACCTGGAATTCAAATCTGCCATGCGCACGGAACTGATCAATGACGTATTAAATTATAAGCTTGATGCAGCGTTTGTATCAGCGCCGATCAGTAACCCGGAATTGAGCCAGATCGTGGTGAAGAACGAAAGGATTGCTATCCTGACGCCGGCCAAACATAAAAAACTGGAAGATACACTACGTGCGGTTCCGCTGAAAATCGTTGTATTTGAGTTAGGCTGTATCTTTCGCTCCAGGCTGGAATCGTTTTTAAGCAGTAAGGGAATTGTCGAATACAAGCGGATCACCGTTAATTCGCTGGAAGGGATCATCAATTTTGTGGAAGCCGGCTTAGGTATCAGTATGCTCCCTGAGGAGCTTGTTCAGGAATATTATTCCACCCGGAAACTTAACCTGTTCCCATTAAGTAAGGACCTGGGTACGATGACCACCCTTTTGGTCACCAGGTCGGGGGTGCCGCTGTCAAGAGCATTTAACGCATTTATTGATCTTTATAAGGCATCTTCGGAGAGCTCAGGAGCATTGGTTTAA
- a CDS encoding helix-turn-helix domain-containing protein, which produces MKHYKSITEMRRDNGLGSPEHPSICLHRCTSTCPMGEGEFTTDFYIIGFKKLHKGQFLYGRTKYDHDNGSMSFIKPGQLVELRNIEVEEDGFFIFIHEDYLNGHSLREEIGRYGFFDYEANEALHLSPREEGFIWNLYNLIDVEYQNNPDEYSRNIMLTHVDSILKYAQRFYKRQFVNRIDLSGKVISKFEHLLNDWFGEDYSGNKKLPTVAAMASRLNLSSRYLSDLLKQETGKSAIELIHLYLIREAKDRLKSREQNISEIAFELGFDSLSYFSRLFKKETGYSPNQFKKIVN; this is translated from the coding sequence ATGAAACATTATAAATCTATTACGGAGATGCGGCGTGACAACGGCCTGGGTTCACCTGAGCACCCCTCCATTTGCCTGCACAGATGCACCAGCACCTGCCCTATGGGCGAGGGTGAGTTTACGACGGATTTCTATATTATCGGTTTTAAAAAGCTGCATAAAGGTCAGTTTTTGTATGGCCGTACCAAATACGATCACGACAACGGCTCGATGTCTTTTATAAAACCAGGTCAACTGGTGGAACTCAGGAACATTGAGGTGGAAGAAGACGGATTTTTTATCTTCATTCATGAGGATTATTTAAACGGGCACAGTCTGCGGGAAGAGATCGGCAGATATGGTTTTTTTGATTACGAAGCAAACGAGGCACTGCATCTTTCGCCACGTGAAGAAGGGTTTATCTGGAATCTTTACAACCTTATCGATGTGGAATATCAAAACAATCCTGATGAGTACAGCCGTAATATTATGCTGACCCATGTAGATTCCATTCTCAAATATGCCCAGCGTTTCTATAAAAGACAGTTTGTAAACCGGATCGATCTGTCAGGTAAAGTGATTTCAAAATTTGAACACCTGCTGAATGACTGGTTCGGGGAAGATTATTCCGGCAATAAAAAGCTGCCGACCGTGGCTGCTATGGCATCCCGGCTCAACTTGTCTTCCCGGTACCTGAGCGATCTTTTAAAACAGGAAACCGGGAAATCAGCTATAGAGCTGATTCATCTCTACCTGATCCGGGAAGCTAAGGACCGGCTGAAATCCAGAGAACAGAATATTTCTGAAATAGCTTTTGAATTGGGCTTTGACAGCCTTTCTTATTTTTCTCGCTTATTCAAAAAGGAAACCGGTTACAGTCCCAATCAGTTCAAGAAAATAGTTAATTAA
- a CDS encoding group II intron reverse transcriptase/maturase, protein MRKQMLDIPATRDMDDTFKRLKYIRYADDFLIGMVGSKDECEKIKADITTFMSEKLELEMSEEKTLITNAQEPAKFLGYEINVRRSMDHTRTRCGLQRRPWSGTIVLKVTYETVLKRLQSYDAVFITQVDRKQTLKPSSRKYMVNRHDADIMAQYNLELRGFYNYYSIADNIGYWGWKFNYFMKYSMLKTLGRKHKRTVGQILEKYKDGTDVVIPYRDNKGNGKQRVWYNGGFRCKRFTDIYEDNRYDSMPNTMYLPAPTLVERLKERKCELCGVIGDLVMHHVRNINQLKADTRSNAMMIKRHRKTLAACHDCDALIHQSYDK, encoded by the coding sequence ATGCGTAAGCAAATGCTAGATATTCCAGCAACAAGGGACATGGACGACACGTTCAAAAGATTGAAGTACATAAGGTATGCTGATGACTTCCTCATCGGAATGGTCGGCAGCAAGGATGAATGTGAGAAAATCAAAGCGGACATTACGACTTTCATGAGTGAAAAACTCGAATTGGAAATGTCTGAAGAGAAAACTTTGATTACCAATGCACAGGAACCCGCAAAATTCCTTGGATACGAAATCAATGTACGCCGGTCTATGGACCACACGCGTACTCGGTGCGGACTACAGCGCCGCCCGTGGTCAGGAACAATTGTCTTAAAAGTAACTTACGAAACCGTACTTAAGCGACTTCAATCCTACGATGCTGTGTTTATCACACAGGTAGACAGGAAACAAACGCTTAAACCCTCGTCTCGCAAGTATATGGTGAATAGACATGATGCAGATATCATGGCGCAGTACAATCTTGAGCTGCGGGGATTCTACAACTACTATTCCATCGCAGACAATATCGGCTATTGGGGATGGAAGTTCAATTACTTCATGAAATATAGCATGCTCAAAACGCTCGGCCGTAAGCACAAAAGAACCGTCGGACAAATACTTGAGAAGTATAAAGACGGAACGGATGTGGTTATCCCCTACAGGGATAACAAAGGCAACGGGAAACAAAGAGTGTGGTATAATGGCGGTTTCAGATGCAAACGTTTTACAGACATCTACGAGGACAATCGTTATGACAGCATGCCCAATACCATGTATCTTCCTGCCCCCACACTTGTGGAAAGGCTCAAAGAGAGAAAGTGTGAACTATGCGGTGTAATAGGAGACCTCGTGATGCATCACGTGCGCAACATCAATCAGCTTAAAGCTGACACCAGATCGAATGCAATGATGATCAAACGCCATCGTAAAACTCTTGCAGCCTGTCACGATTGTGATGCACTAATCCATCAAAGCTATGACAAGTAA
- a CDS encoding SDR family NAD(P)-dependent oxidoreductase, with protein MSKTIFITGASRGFGRIWAEQFLKRGDKVTATARNISSLKELADQYGENFLALELDVNDREAGFAAVKTSVEKFGTIDVLINNAGYGLFGTVEETSEKEAREQIETNFFGLLWLSQAVLPFMRKQKSGHIIQVSSVLGQVTLPVMGLYNASKFAVEGLSETLASEVKAFGINVTLVEPNGFNTEWAGASAANSQVMPEYEQVREGLGALLGDRPFGDPAATSEAILKLADSENPPLRLILGSVAYPWIQKVYQERLAEWEEWKEVSSSAQGN; from the coding sequence ATGTCAAAGACAATATTTATTACGGGAGCTTCAAGAGGATTCGGGAGAATCTGGGCAGAACAATTCTTAAAACGCGGTGATAAGGTAACGGCCACCGCCAGAAATATCAGTTCCCTAAAGGAACTCGCCGATCAGTACGGTGAAAATTTTCTGGCGCTTGAACTGGATGTAAACGACCGTGAGGCAGGTTTCGCGGCTGTGAAAACTTCGGTTGAAAAGTTTGGTACCATTGACGTTTTGATCAACAATGCAGGCTACGGCCTGTTTGGCACTGTTGAAGAGACGTCGGAAAAGGAAGCCCGAGAGCAGATTGAAACCAACTTTTTTGGTTTATTGTGGCTGAGCCAGGCCGTTCTGCCATTTATGCGCAAACAAAAAAGCGGTCATATTATCCAGGTTTCCAGTGTACTGGGCCAAGTTACATTACCGGTTATGGGATTATATAATGCCTCAAAATTTGCCGTTGAAGGCTTGAGCGAAACGCTTGCCAGCGAGGTAAAGGCATTTGGAATCAACGTAACTTTGGTTGAGCCTAACGGATTTAATACGGAATGGGCAGGTGCCTCAGCTGCGAATTCCCAGGTGATGCCGGAATATGAACAGGTAAGAGAAGGACTCGGCGCGTTGCTTGGAGACCGTCCGTTCGGCGATCCTGCTGCTACTTCTGAAGCCATCTTAAAACTGGCTGACAGCGAAAACCCGCCGTTAAGGCTGATCCTCGGCAGTGTTGCGTATCCATGGATACAAAAGGTTTACCAGGAACGTCTCGCTGAATGGGAAGAATGGAAAGAAGTTTCTTCTTCGGCACAGGGTAATTAA